A genomic region of Pontibaca methylaminivorans contains the following coding sequences:
- the rpsP gene encoding 30S ribosomal protein S16 — MALKIRLARAGSKKRPFYRIVACDSRMPRDGRFLEKLGTYNPLLPKDSEERVKMDLDRIQQWLAQGAQPTDRIARMLEAAGLREKTARNNPQKAEPSKKTKERAEEKAAKAAEASAAPEDAAAE; from the coding sequence ATGGCCCTGAAAATCCGCCTCGCCCGTGCGGGCAGCAAGAAACGCCCCTTCTACCGCATTGTCGCCTGCGACAGCCGCATGCCGCGCGACGGGCGCTTCCTCGAAAAGCTCGGCACCTACAATCCGCTCCTGCCCAAGGACAGCGAGGAGCGCGTGAAGATGGATCTCGACCGCATCCAGCAATGGCTCGCCCAGGGCGCCCAGCCGACCGACCGCATCGCCCGCATGCTCGAGGCCGCCGGCCTGCGCGAAAAGACCGCGCGCAACAACCCGCAGAAGGCCGAGCCGAGCAAGAAGACCAAGGAACGCGCCGAGGAAAAGGCCGCGAAGGCTGCCGAGGCCAGCGCCGCCCCCGAAGACGCCGCAGCCGAATAG
- a CDS encoding chorismate mutase, giving the protein MTDVAELLKNHRASIDRLDAILVFTLGERFKHTQAVGQLKAEHGLPPSDPDREAAQIERLRDLAKQADLDPEFASKVLNFIIAEVIRHHRRQRS; this is encoded by the coding sequence ATGACCGATGTCGCCGAGCTTCTGAAAAATCACCGGGCCAGCATCGACCGGCTGGATGCGATCCTCGTCTTCACCCTGGGCGAGCGGTTCAAGCACACCCAGGCGGTCGGGCAGCTCAAGGCCGAACACGGCCTGCCCCCGTCCGATCCCGACCGTGAGGCCGCCCAGATCGAGCGGCTCCGCGATCTGGCGAAACAGGCCGACCTCGACCCGGAATTCGCCAGCAAGGTGCTGAATTTCATCATTGCCGAGGTGATCCGCCACCACCGCCGGCAACGATCCTGA
- the ffh gene encoding signal recognition particle protein: protein MFENLSERLSGVFERLTRQGALSEDDVRTALREVRVALLEADVSLPVARDFVNRVQEQATGQAVTKSVTPGQQVVKIVHDALIDVLKGEGDPGKLKIDNPPAPILMVGLQGSGKTTTTAKLAKRLTERDGKRVLMASLDTNRPAAMEQLAILGTQIGIDTLPIVKGEDPVAIARRARTQASLGGYDVYMLDTAGRLHIDEELIRQAAAVRDVANPRETLLVVDGLTGQDAVNVATEFDAKIGVTGVVLTRMDGDGRGGAALSMRAVTGKPIRFVGLGEKMDAIETFEPERIAGRILGMGDIVALVEKAQETIEAEQAEKMMKRMMKGQFNMNDLSMQLEQMLKMGGMQGMLGMMPGMGKMAKQVEDAGFDDRVLRQQIALIRSMTKRERANPQILQASRKKRIAAGAGMEVSDLNRLLKMHRQMGDMMKKMGKMGKGKMLKQAMKGMFGKGGMDPSQMDPQALEAAARQMGGTLPGQGGANLPAGLSGLGRKRK from the coding sequence ATGTTCGAAAACCTCTCCGAACGTCTCTCGGGCGTTTTCGAGCGGCTGACAAGACAGGGCGCGCTCTCCGAGGATGACGTCAGGACCGCGCTGCGCGAAGTGCGCGTCGCCCTGCTCGAAGCCGATGTCTCGTTGCCGGTGGCGCGGGATTTCGTCAACCGGGTGCAGGAACAGGCCACCGGCCAGGCGGTCACGAAATCGGTGACGCCGGGTCAGCAGGTGGTCAAGATCGTCCATGACGCGCTGATCGACGTGCTGAAGGGCGAAGGCGACCCCGGCAAGCTCAAGATCGACAATCCGCCGGCCCCGATCCTGATGGTCGGGCTGCAGGGGTCGGGCAAGACCACCACAACGGCGAAACTCGCGAAACGGCTTACCGAACGCGACGGCAAGCGCGTGCTGATGGCCAGCCTCGACACCAACCGTCCCGCCGCCATGGAGCAGCTCGCGATCCTCGGCACCCAGATCGGCATCGATACGCTGCCGATCGTCAAGGGCGAAGACCCGGTCGCCATCGCGCGCCGGGCCAGGACACAGGCCAGCCTTGGCGGTTACGACGTCTATATGCTCGACACGGCCGGGCGGCTCCATATCGACGAAGAACTGATCCGTCAGGCCGCGGCGGTGCGCGATGTCGCCAACCCGCGCGAGACCCTGCTCGTGGTCGACGGGCTGACCGGGCAGGACGCGGTGAACGTCGCGACCGAATTCGACGCCAAGATCGGCGTGACCGGCGTCGTCCTCACCCGGATGGACGGCGACGGGCGCGGCGGCGCGGCGCTCTCCATGCGCGCGGTGACGGGCAAGCCGATCCGCTTCGTCGGGCTCGGCGAAAAGATGGACGCCATTGAGACCTTCGAGCCCGAACGCATCGCCGGGCGCATCCTCGGCATGGGCGACATCGTCGCCCTGGTGGAAAAGGCGCAGGAAACCATCGAGGCCGAACAGGCCGAAAAGATGATGAAGCGCATGATGAAGGGGCAGTTCAACATGAACGACCTCTCCATGCAGCTCGAACAGATGCTCAAGATGGGCGGCATGCAGGGCATGCTCGGCATGATGCCCGGCATGGGCAAGATGGCGAAACAGGTCGAGGATGCCGGCTTCGACGACCGTGTGCTGCGGCAACAGATCGCCCTGATCCGCTCGATGACGAAACGCGAACGCGCCAATCCCCAGATTCTCCAGGCCAGCCGGAAAAAGCGCATCGCCGCCGGCGCCGGAATGGAGGTCTCCGATCTCAACCGGCTTCTGAAAATGCATCGCCAGATGGGCGACATGATGAAGAAGATGGGGAAGATGGGCAAAGGCAAGATGCTGAAACAGGCCATGAAGGGCATGTTCGGCAAGGGCGGAATGGACCCCTCGCAGATGGATCCGCAGGCGCTCGAGGCCGCGGCGCGCCAGATGGGCGGAACCCTCCCCGGGCAGGGTGGCGCCAACCTGCCCGCCGGTCTTTCCGGGCTGGGGCGCAAACGGAAATGA
- a CDS encoding ArsR/SmtB family transcription factor, giving the protein MAAPLDTVFAALADPTRRAILAMLLEDDMAVTDVAEPFAVSLAAISKHLAVLARAGLISQERRGRVKWCRLEPDALRPAAVWMQGFGLFEPVDLDAFERFLAAELGLEHPGQAQDEQDDDHQADGIDDAAH; this is encoded by the coding sequence ATGGCCGCTCCGCTCGACACCGTGTTCGCCGCACTTGCCGACCCGACCCGCCGGGCGATCCTCGCGATGCTGCTCGAGGACGACATGGCGGTGACCGATGTCGCCGAACCCTTTGCCGTGTCGCTTGCCGCCATATCGAAACATCTCGCGGTTCTGGCGCGCGCCGGTCTGATCAGCCAGGAACGCCGCGGCCGCGTGAAATGGTGCCGGCTGGAGCCCGACGCGCTCCGCCCCGCTGCGGTCTGGATGCAGGGCTTCGGCCTGTTCGAACCGGTCGATCTCGACGCCTTCGAACGCTTCCTCGCCGCCGAACTCGGGCTAGAGCACCCCGGCCAGGCGCAGGACGAACAGGACGATGACCACCAGGCCGATGGTATAGATGATGCTGCGCATTGA
- a CDS encoding AtpZ/AtpI family protein, with translation MSDDDHRQRLAQLEAQLDAARAANAPKPHTEESYSQAHLAWRMVIELVSGLMIGFGIGYGLDRLFGTLPILLVLFTLLGLAAGIKTMLRSAREIQAGRTGTGDEAGDRKEERASGD, from the coding sequence GTGTCGGACGACGACCATAGGCAGCGCCTTGCGCAGCTTGAGGCGCAGCTTGACGCCGCCCGGGCGGCAAACGCGCCGAAGCCCCATACGGAGGAAAGCTATTCCCAGGCACATCTTGCCTGGCGGATGGTGATCGAACTGGTTTCCGGTCTGATGATCGGATTCGGCATCGGATACGGGCTCGACCGTTTGTTCGGGACGCTCCCGATCCTTCTGGTGCTGTTCACATTGCTGGGGCTCGCAGCCGGGATCAAGACCATGCTGCGCAGTGCCCGCGAAATTCAGGCCGGCCGCACGGGCACCGGCGACGAGGCGGGCGACAGGAAAGAGGAGCGGGCTAGTGGCGACTGA
- a CDS encoding F0F1 ATP synthase subunit A: protein MATEAQGESSGGLVFHPMDQFQVRPLFGGDHVAWYTPTNVTLWMAITILAVILLLIVGSSRRAMVPNRRQSIAELAYGFVYKMVEDICGKDGVRYFPYVMTLFMFILFANMLGLIPMSFTTTSHIAVTGLLALMVFVTVTVLGFVLNGAAFLGLFWPREAPLALRPVLAVIELISYFVRPVSHSVRLAGTMMAGHAVIKVFAAFAAVALISPLSILAITAIYGLDLLVAFIQAYVFTILTCVYLKDAVNPGH, encoded by the coding sequence GTGGCGACTGAAGCACAGGGCGAAAGCAGCGGCGGTCTGGTGTTCCACCCGATGGACCAGTTCCAGGTCCGGCCGCTGTTCGGTGGCGATCACGTGGCCTGGTATACGCCGACCAATGTGACGCTCTGGATGGCGATCACCATTCTGGCCGTGATCCTGCTGCTGATCGTCGGCAGCTCGCGCCGCGCCATGGTGCCGAACCGGCGCCAGTCCATCGCCGAACTGGCCTATGGCTTCGTCTACAAGATGGTCGAGGACATCTGCGGCAAGGACGGGGTGCGCTATTTTCCCTATGTCATGACCCTGTTCATGTTCATCCTGTTCGCGAACATGCTCGGGCTCATCCCGATGTCCTTCACCACCACGAGCCATATCGCCGTCACCGGACTGCTGGCGCTCATGGTCTTTGTCACCGTCACCGTGCTTGGCTTCGTGCTGAACGGGGCGGCGTTCCTCGGGCTGTTCTGGCCGCGCGAGGCGCCGCTGGCGCTGCGGCCGGTGCTCGCTGTGATCGAGCTGATTTCCTATTTCGTGCGCCCGGTCAGCCACTCGGTCCGGCTTGCCGGGACCATGATGGCCGGCCACGCGGTGATCAAGGTGTTTGCCGCATTCGCCGCGGTCGCGCTGATCTCTCCGCTGTCGATCCTGGCGATCACCGCCATTTACGGGCTCGACCTCCTGGTGGCCTTTATTCAGGCCTATGTCTTCACGATCCTCACCTGCGTCTATCTCAAGGATGCGGTGAACCCCGGACACTGA
- a CDS encoding F0F1 ATP synthase subunit C — MEGDIVQMGAYIGAGLACMGLGGAAIGVGNVAGNYLSGALRNPSAAASQTAMLFIGIAFAEALGIFAFLVALLLMFAV, encoded by the coding sequence ATGGAAGGCGATATCGTACAAATGGGCGCATATATCGGCGCGGGACTGGCCTGCATGGGGCTGGGCGGCGCGGCGATCGGGGTCGGCAACGTGGCCGGCAACTATCTTTCGGGGGCCCTGCGCAACCCCTCGGCAGCGGCCAGCCAGACCGCCATGCTGTTCATCGGCATAGCCTTTGCCGAAGCGCTCGGCATCTTCGCCTTCCTCGTGGCGCTGCTGCTGATGTTCGCCGTCTGA
- a CDS encoding F0F1 ATP synthase subunit B': MESDALDTTAQGAADSGAGLPQLNFEHFGNQIFWLLVTLVVIYLILSRVALPRIAAILAERQGTITHDLAYAEELKTKARAAEDAYEKALADARAEAQEIVGQARAEIQAEVDEAMKRADAEIAARTAESEKAIAEIRAGAMESVREVAGETAAALVTALGGKSDEGAIRAAVDRRVEG, translated from the coding sequence ATGGAATCTGACGCACTCGACACCACCGCGCAGGGCGCCGCCGATAGCGGGGCCGGGCTGCCGCAGCTGAACTTCGAGCATTTCGGCAACCAGATCTTCTGGCTGCTCGTCACGCTGGTGGTGATTTACCTGATCCTGAGCCGGGTCGCCCTGCCCCGGATCGCAGCGATCCTTGCCGAGCGGCAGGGGACGATCACCCACGATCTGGCCTATGCCGAAGAACTGAAGACCAAGGCCAGGGCCGCCGAGGACGCCTATGAAAAGGCGCTTGCCGATGCCCGTGCCGAGGCACAGGAAATCGTCGGGCAGGCGCGGGCCGAGATCCAGGCCGAGGTCGACGAGGCGATGAAGCGCGCCGATGCCGAAATCGCGGCCCGTACGGCAGAATCGGAAAAGGCGATTGCCGAAATTCGCGCCGGGGCGATGGAATCGGTGCGTGAGGTCGCAGGCGAGACCGCCGCGGCGCTGGTCACGGCGCTCGGCGGCAAGAGCGACGAGGGCGCCATCAGGGCGGCCGTCGATCGCCGGGTTGAGGGATAA
- a CDS encoding F0F1 ATP synthase subunit B, with product MRNRMILVTAAFASFGATPALAASGPFFSLSNTDFVVSISFLLFVAILLYFKVPGIIGGMLDKRADAIRGELAEARALREEAQSLLASYERKQKEVQAQAERIIATAREDAAGAAEQAKADIAHSVERRLAAADDQIASARDKAMREVRERAISVAVAAAGEVVSGQMTPERDAALVDTAIETVESRLH from the coding sequence ATGCGCAACAGGATGATCCTTGTCACGGCTGCGTTCGCATCGTTTGGCGCCACCCCGGCGCTCGCGGCGAGCGGGCCCTTCTTCTCGCTTTCCAATACCGATTTCGTGGTCAGCATAAGCTTTCTGCTGTTCGTCGCGATTCTGCTTTATTTCAAGGTGCCGGGTATTATCGGCGGCATGCTGGACAAGCGTGCCGACGCCATCCGTGGCGAACTGGCCGAGGCGCGCGCCCTGCGCGAAGAGGCGCAGAGCCTGCTGGCCTCCTACGAGCGCAAGCAGAAAGAGGTGCAGGCGCAGGCCGAGCGCATCATCGCAACCGCGCGCGAGGATGCCGCCGGGGCAGCCGAACAGGCCAAGGCCGATATCGCCCATTCGGTCGAACGTCGTCTGGCGGCGGCGGATGACCAGATCGCCTCAGCCCGCGACAAGGCCATGCGCGAGGTGCGCGAACGCGCGATTTCGGTCGCGGTCGCCGCGGCGGGCGAAGTGGTGTCCGGGCAGATGACGCCCGAACGTGACGCGGCGCTGGTCGATACGGCGATCGAAACGGTCGAGTCGCGGCTGCACTGA
- the smc gene encoding chromosome segregation protein SMC, with amino-acid sequence MHFSRLRLTGFKSFVDPTDLVIAEGLTGIVGPNGCGKSNLLEAMRWVMGENRPSTMRGAGMEDVIFAGAASRPARHFAEVTLHIDNSRRLAPAGFNDSDTLEVVRRITRDAGSAYKVNAREVRARDVQMLFADASTGAHSPALVSQGQISELIRARPKARRRLLEEAAGISGLYQRRHEAELKLNAAEANLARTDDLIDQLATQLAQLERQARQAARYRMIGQDLRRAEAMLLLRRWADAAAADSAAAAGLREQRAAVTATETATRAAAQARQAAEAALPAHREEEAIAGAVLQRLLVQQEALDDEETRARSAIDTLTARLDQLNRDLEREAGLNRDADESMARLRAEAADLAAGAEGHGERLAEAASKADESAAILASREAGFSRQTEELAQLRAQHHAARRRAEDNQRMAEKSEAEAAAARRRLDEAREAQNRAAAELDQLRADDSQAQRMAEAAEAVLAGAEAERAALQTREGEARAARSTAEGERDALAAEVAALARLLERDGAGTGQILDRLRVEPGFEKALGAALSEDLQAPEAASAQDSGWVTLAPYAQVQPLPDGAMPLAAHVEAPAVLTRRLAQVGITDADAGARLHGQLLPGQRLVSREGDLWRWDGLCTRAGDAPSAAAARLEQRNRLETLRGTLDAVETRRNEAAEAHAALAESLSRAAAAEQEARDARRRADHALSEASRALSRAEAESNLTEGRVESLELALSRHEEALTAARAELRDAQHALAALGDPQASEARVEEQRIALEAARITMMTHRSAHDELRRDGEARERRSGAVARDLESWQSRHATADRRIAELDQRRAEAEAALAAAAGAPDEIAARRQTLAGEIDRARARADAARETLVAAEAAVQEALAFERDRERAASEAREERARGETRAEAARQALDEAASRIDSERSMSPERLQQELGVEPGALPGMDTLEAEVQRFRRQREALGAVNLRAEEDAAGVREEHDTLLREKGDLEEAIGTLRSAVSSLNREGRERLLGAFEQVNRNFAMLFQHLFGGGEANLVMVESDDPLDAGLEIMCQPPGKRLSTLSLLSGGEQTLTAAALIFAVFLVNPAPICVLDEVDAPLDDANVTRFCDLLDEMCARTATRFLIITHHAVTMSRMDRLFGVTMGEKGVSQLVSVDLKKAEALVA; translated from the coding sequence TTGCATTTCTCCAGGCTGAGACTGACCGGATTCAAGAGCTTCGTCGATCCGACCGACCTCGTGATTGCGGAAGGATTGACCGGCATCGTCGGCCCCAACGGCTGCGGGAAATCCAACCTCCTTGAGGCGATGCGCTGGGTCATGGGTGAAAACCGCCCCTCGACCATGCGCGGCGCGGGGATGGAGGACGTGATCTTTGCCGGCGCCGCCAGCCGCCCCGCCCGCCATTTCGCCGAGGTGACGCTGCATATCGACAACTCCCGCCGCCTTGCCCCGGCCGGGTTCAACGACAGCGATACGCTCGAGGTGGTGCGCCGGATCACTCGCGATGCCGGCAGCGCCTACAAGGTGAACGCCAGGGAAGTCCGGGCCCGCGACGTGCAGATGCTGTTTGCGGATGCCTCGACCGGGGCGCATTCGCCGGCGCTGGTGTCGCAGGGACAGATTTCCGAACTGATCCGGGCCCGGCCCAAGGCGCGGCGCCGTCTGCTGGAAGAGGCCGCCGGCATTTCCGGCCTTTATCAGCGCCGCCACGAGGCCGAACTCAAACTGAACGCGGCCGAGGCCAACCTGGCCCGCACCGATGACCTGATCGACCAGCTGGCGACGCAGCTTGCGCAGCTTGAACGGCAGGCGCGGCAGGCGGCGCGCTACCGGATGATCGGGCAGGATCTGCGCCGGGCCGAGGCGATGCTGCTGCTGCGCCGCTGGGCCGATGCCGCCGCAGCAGACAGCGCCGCCGCAGCCGGGCTGCGCGAACAGCGCGCGGCGGTGACTGCGACCGAAACCGCCACCCGCGCCGCCGCGCAGGCGCGGCAAGCGGCCGAGGCGGCCCTGCCGGCCCATCGCGAGGAAGAGGCCATCGCCGGCGCGGTGCTGCAGCGCCTGCTGGTGCAGCAGGAGGCGCTCGACGACGAGGAAACCCGCGCCCGGAGCGCGATCGACACCTTGACCGCCCGGCTTGACCAGTTGAACCGCGACCTGGAGCGCGAGGCGGGGCTGAATCGCGACGCGGACGAATCGATGGCCCGGCTTCGGGCCGAGGCAGCCGACCTTGCCGCCGGCGCCGAGGGCCACGGCGAACGGCTTGCCGAAGCGGCCAGCAAGGCCGACGAGTCGGCCGCGATCCTTGCATCGCGGGAGGCCGGGTTCTCGCGCCAGACCGAGGAACTGGCACAGCTTCGTGCACAGCATCACGCGGCCCGCCGGCGGGCCGAGGACAATCAGCGCATGGCGGAGAAATCCGAGGCCGAAGCCGCCGCCGCCCGCCGCCGCCTTGACGAGGCGCGCGAGGCGCAGAACCGCGCGGCGGCCGAGCTGGACCAGCTTCGCGCCGATGATTCGCAGGCACAGCGCATGGCCGAGGCGGCCGAGGCGGTGCTCGCAGGGGCCGAGGCGGAGCGTGCCGCGCTCCAGACCCGCGAGGGCGAGGCGCGCGCGGCCCGCTCGACGGCGGAGGGCGAGCGCGACGCGCTCGCGGCCGAGGTTGCCGCTCTTGCGCGGCTGCTGGAACGGGATGGCGCGGGGACCGGGCAGATCCTCGACCGGCTGCGGGTCGAGCCCGGCTTTGAAAAGGCGCTGGGGGCCGCGCTGTCCGAGGATCTCCAGGCGCCCGAAGCCGCAAGCGCGCAAGACTCGGGCTGGGTGACGCTCGCGCCCTATGCGCAGGTGCAGCCGCTTCCCGACGGGGCCATGCCGCTTGCCGCACATGTCGAGGCACCCGCGGTTCTGACCCGGCGGCTCGCGCAGGTCGGGATCACGGATGCGGATGCGGGGGCGCGGCTGCACGGGCAATTGTTGCCGGGGCAGCGGCTTGTTTCGCGCGAGGGCGATCTCTGGCGCTGGGATGGTCTCTGCACCCGCGCCGGGGATGCGCCGAGTGCAGCCGCCGCGCGGCTTGAACAGCGCAACCGGCTTGAAACGTTGCGCGGCACGCTGGATGCGGTGGAAACCCGCCGGAACGAGGCAGCCGAGGCCCATGCGGCGCTGGCCGAATCGCTTTCCCGCGCGGCAGCCGCGGAACAGGAGGCCCGCGATGCGCGCCGCCGGGCCGACCATGCGCTGAGCGAGGCGAGCCGCGCGCTTTCCCGTGCCGAGGCCGAAAGCAACCTGACCGAAGGGCGGGTCGAATCGCTTGAACTTGCGCTTTCCCGCCACGAGGAGGCGCTGACCGCGGCCCGTGCGGAACTGCGCGATGCGCAACATGCGCTGGCCGCGCTCGGCGATCCGCAGGCGAGTGAAGCCCGCGTCGAAGAGCAGCGCATCGCGCTCGAGGCGGCGCGGATCACCATGATGACCCACCGTTCGGCCCACGACGAATTGCGTCGTGACGGCGAGGCGCGCGAGCGGCGGTCAGGTGCGGTCGCGCGCGACCTGGAAAGCTGGCAAAGCCGCCACGCGACGGCGGACCGCCGGATCGCCGAACTGGACCAGCGCCGCGCGGAGGCCGAAGCGGCGCTTGCCGCGGCGGCCGGTGCGCCCGACGAGATCGCCGCCCGGCGCCAGACGCTTGCGGGAGAGATCGACCGGGCAAGGGCGCGTGCCGATGCCGCGCGCGAGACGCTTGTGGCGGCCGAAGCGGCGGTGCAGGAGGCGCTGGCTTTCGAGCGCGACCGGGAACGCGCCGCGTCCGAGGCCCGCGAGGAGCGCGCCCGCGGCGAGACCCGGGCCGAGGCGGCGCGCCAGGCGCTCGACGAGGCGGCAAGCCGGATCGACAGCGAACGGAGCATGTCGCCGGAACGCCTGCAGCAGGAACTCGGGGTCGAGCCGGGAGCGCTGCCCGGGATGGACACGCTGGAGGCTGAGGTGCAGCGGTTCCGGCGTCAGCGCGAGGCGCTCGGGGCGGTGAACCTGCGGGCCGAAGAGGATGCGGCCGGGGTGCGCGAGGAACATGACACTCTTCTGCGCGAAAAAGGCGATCTTGAAGAAGCGATCGGCACCCTGCGTAGCGCGGTTTCCAGCCTCAACCGCGAGGGGCGCGAGCGGCTGCTCGGTGCCTTCGAGCAGGTGAACCGCAATTTCGCCATGCTGTTCCAGCATCTTTTCGGCGGCGGCGAGGCCAATCTCGTCATGGTCGAAAGCGACGATCCGCTGGATGCGGGGCTGGAGATCATGTGCCAGCCGCCGGGCAAGCGGCTTTCCACGCTATCGCTTTTGTCGGGGGGCGAGCAGACCCTGACCGCGGCGGCGCTGATCTTTGCCGTGTTCCTGGTCAATCCGGCGCCGATCTGCGTGCTGGACGAGGTGGACGCGCCGCTTGACGACGCGAATGTGACGCGCTTCTGCGACCTGCTGGACGAGATGTGCGCGCGCACGGCAACGCGGTTCCTCATCATCACCCACCATGCCGTCACCATGAGCCGGATGGACCGGCTGTTCGGCGTGACCATGGGGGAAAAGGGCGTGAGCCAGCTTGTCTCGGTCGATCTGAAGAAGGCCGAGGCCCTGGTGGCCTGA
- a CDS encoding 5-(carboxyamino)imidazole ribonucleotide synthase, whose translation MTDPLQPGAAIGILGGGQLGRMLSVAAARLGFTAHIFEPGANPPAGQVAARTTTASWDDAAALAAFAESVDVITYEFENIPTATLDMLQQHRPIRPGREALRVSQDRLVEKDFLRDLGLETAPYADITTLASLEEALSRIGTPAILKTRRFGYDGKGQMRIGKPEEAADALALLAGAPAVLEGFVPFECEVSVIAARGLDGAVTCFDPGENEHRDGILRRTTVPSRLSIARRSDAVLLAGKILNALDYVGVLGVELFVTESGLLVNEIAPRVHNSGHWTQNGCAVDQFEQHIRAIAGWPLGDGQRHADVVMENLIGDDMDQLPALAGEPGVALHLYGKAEVRAGRKMGHVNRIRSRAER comes from the coding sequence ATGACTGACCCCCTGCAACCCGGCGCGGCCATCGGCATCCTCGGCGGCGGACAGCTTGGCCGCATGCTTTCGGTGGCGGCCGCACGGCTCGGCTTTACGGCGCATATATTCGAGCCGGGCGCCAATCCGCCTGCCGGCCAGGTGGCGGCCCGCACCACGACCGCGTCCTGGGACGATGCAGCGGCGCTCGCGGCCTTCGCCGAAAGCGTCGATGTCATCACCTATGAATTCGAGAATATCCCGACCGCCACGCTGGACATGCTCCAGCAGCACCGCCCGATCCGCCCCGGACGCGAGGCGCTTCGCGTCAGCCAGGACCGGCTGGTCGAAAAGGATTTCCTGCGCGATCTGGGGCTTGAAACCGCGCCTTATGCCGACATCACCACGCTCGCGAGCCTCGAAGAGGCGCTGTCGCGCATCGGCACCCCGGCGATCCTCAAGACCCGCCGCTTCGGTTATGACGGCAAGGGACAGATGCGGATCGGCAAGCCCGAAGAGGCCGCCGACGCGCTCGCGCTGCTGGCCGGCGCCCCGGCCGTTCTGGAAGGGTTCGTTCCCTTCGAGTGCGAGGTCTCGGTGATCGCCGCGCGCGGGCTTGACGGCGCGGTGACCTGTTTCGACCCCGGCGAGAACGAACACCGGGACGGCATATTGCGCCGCACCACGGTTCCGTCCCGTCTCAGCATCGCGAGGCGCAGCGATGCGGTTCTGCTGGCCGGAAAGATCCTGAACGCGCTCGATTACGTCGGCGTGCTCGGGGTCGAACTCTTCGTGACCGAAAGCGGGCTTCTGGTGAACGAGATCGCGCCGCGGGTGCACAACTCCGGCCACTGGACCCAGAACGGCTGCGCCGTCGATCAGTTCGAACAGCATATCCGCGCCATTGCCGGCTGGCCGCTCGGCGACGGGCAGCGCCATGCGGATGTGGTGATGGAAAACCTGATCGGCGACGACATGGATCAGCTTCCTGCACTGGCAGGCGAGCCGGGCGTGGCGCTTCATCTCTATGGCAAGGCCGAGGTGCGCGCGGGGCGCAAGATGGGCCACGTCAACCGGATCCGCAGCCGGGCCGAGCGCTAG
- the purE gene encoding 5-(carboxyamino)imidazole ribonucleotide mutase, with protein sequence MNSENDIRVGIIMGSQSDWPTMKEAAMILDDLGVAHERRIVSAHRTPDRLWDYGRDAAGRGLRVIIAGAGGAAHLPGMMASKTRIPVIGVPIQSRALSGLDSLYSIVQMPRGFPVATMAIGASGAANAGLMAAAILALSDSALAERLDAWRAALSESIPEEPSDD encoded by the coding sequence ATGAACAGCGAAAACGACATCCGGGTCGGCATCATCATGGGCAGCCAGTCCGACTGGCCGACGATGAAAGAGGCGGCGATGATCCTCGACGATCTCGGCGTCGCGCATGAGCGGCGCATCGTCTCGGCCCATCGCACGCCCGACCGGCTCTGGGACTACGGGCGGGACGCCGCGGGCCGCGGATTGCGCGTGATCATCGCCGGCGCCGGCGGGGCGGCGCATCTGCCGGGCATGATGGCCTCCAAGACGCGGATCCCGGTGATCGGCGTGCCGATCCAGAGCCGCGCGCTCTCGGGCCTCGATTCGCTTTACTCGATCGTGCAGATGCCGCGCGGCTTTCCGGTCGCGACCATGGCGATCGGCGCATCGGGCGCGGCGAATGCCGGGCTCATGGCGGCCGCGATCCTTGCCCTTTCCGACAGCGCGCTGGCCGAACGGCTCGATGCCTGGCGCGCCGCCCTTTCCGAGTCCATCCCCGAGGAGCCAAGCGATGACTGA
- a CDS encoding YdcH family protein: MDATSDLSMKSDEVLRLELEVLRRQHRDLDEAIRALEDRGTADQLTVRRLKKQKLQLKDMITRIEDRLIPDIIA; this comes from the coding sequence ATGGATGCGACCTCGGATCTGTCGATGAAATCGGACGAGGTCCTGCGGCTCGAACTCGAAGTGCTGCGCCGGCAGCACCGCGATCTCGACGAGGCGATCCGTGCGCTCGAGGACCGCGGCACCGCCGACCAGCTGACCGTGCGGCGGCTGAAAAAGCAGAAGCTGCAGCTGAAGGACATGATCACCCGCATCGAGGACCGGCTGATTCCCGACATCATCGCCTGA